The genomic segment TCCTATTGTTACACCCATCGCGCCGCGACTTTCAGTGCAAGTCAACGACATTGCATCATCACAACACGGACACGTTGATCATGGACAACACACCGGCACAGTCAGATGACTATTACCCACGCCCTTTGCGCCACCTGAGTGTTTACCTTGCGACGCTGGTTAAAGGTCGCCTGTGGCTCAAGGTGCTGATTGGCATGGGGCTTGGTCTTGTGGTTGGCACCTTGCTGGGCCCCTCGGTTGGCCTGGTCGAGCCAGAAACCGGAACGCTGATCGGCAACTGGCTGGCCTTTCCCGGGCAACTGTTCCTCGCCACCATCCAGATGATCGTGATACCACTGGTTATAGCCTCTGTGGTAAGAGGCCTGGCCGCCAGCGACAACCTGGAACAACTGCGCAAGATGGGCGTCCGGGTTACCCTGTTTTTTGTCATCACAACTGCTATTGCCGCCACCATAGGCCTTTGGGTAGGAGGCCTGGTTAACCCGGGTGACCTGATGACCGGCCTGACAGCGCCTCCGGTCGATGCTGCCCCGGTCGCCGCGGACATCCCCGGCCTGGATGCCATCCCCCAGACACTGATCGGCCTGCTGCCCGGCAACCCCCTGGATGCCATGGTAGAGGGGCAAATGCTGCAGGTGGTGATTTTCTCCATCATCATCGGCGTTGCACTGGTCAGCATGTCGGGAGACAAGGCCAAGCCGATGCTGGACCTGCTCGACTCCCTGCAACAAATCTGCATGACGGTGGTTCGCTGGGCGATGCGCCTGGCGCCCTATGCCGTTTTCGGGCTGATGGCGCAACTGACCACCACGCTCGGGTTCCGTGCCATGCTCGGCATGGCGTCCTATGTGGCCACCGTTTTGCTCGGCCTGGCTGTACTGATGGCTTTTTACCTGATTATTCTAAAACTGCTGGCCGGCGTGAGGCCTCTGCAATTCCTGAAAGACACTCGTGATGTACTGCTGCTCGCGTTTTCCACGTCCAGCTCCGCGGCAGTCATGCCTCTGTCTATCCGCACTGCGGAAGACAAACTGGGTGTGCGCCCTTCCGTTTCCCAGTTTGTCATTCCGCTGGGCGCTACCATCAATATGAACGGTACCGCCCTCTATCAGGCCGTGGCCACAGTGTTTCTGGCACAGGTGTATGGCATCGACTTGAGTGTGGGCAGTATGGCACTGCTGGTAGCCATGGCAGTCGGCGCATCCATCGGCTCACCCGCTACACCCGGGGTAGGCATTGTCATTCTCGCCATGGTGCTTCAATCCGTGGGTGTACCGGCGGCAGGTATTGCCTTGATTATGGGCGTGGACCGGATACTTGATATGTGCCGTACCGCCATTAACGTTACCGGTGATCTGGTCGCTTGCCGACTGATGGAAAACTGGTCGGGCAAACGATTACCAGACCAACCCGAACCGGTGCCCGATGAGGCCTGAGGCCCACAGTAAGTTTGTGACCCCATGAACAATCGGTATCATCAAGGTACGAAAGTCCTACACATGTGCGGGCGTCTACCGCGATAATAGCGGTGGATTGTTATGCAGAATCAACGCACCGGGTCTTTGATGAATTTAAGCGGTATCTCTCTACTGGCCAGAACAACGGTCGCCTTTGCTATCGGACTCGTTCTGGCAGCGGGCACCGCCCATGCGGACAGCATCCAGCGCATTGTGCACCCGGATGGCCGGGTGGAATTCACCAACGTGAAAAGCCCAAACCAGCCCCGCGCCTCCACACGCAACCAGACGGTGTACCGCTACACCGATGAGCACGGCGTGGTAGCCTACAGCAGTCAACGCCCCGGTACGGAAGACGTTGAAGTTATCCGTTTCCATTGCTACGCCTGCGATCCGGGCTCCAAGGTGGATTGGTACAGAACCCCCCTGTTCCTGACCCCATTCCGGGATGAAATACTGACAGCCGCTCAAGAGTTTGATGTCGACCCGGCCCTGGTTCGGGCGGTTATCCATGCCGAATCTGCGTTCAACCCGAAGGCTGTGTCGCCAGTCGGCGCCCAGGGCCTGATGCAGTTGATGCCCGGCACCGCAGATGAACTGGGCGTGAGAGACCCATTTGCCATTGAAGACAATATACGTGGCGGGGTCGATTACCTCGCCCGCATGCTCAAGCGTTTCAATGGTGATATCCGCCTGGCGACTGCCGCCTACAACGCCGGCCCCGGCGCCGTCGGCCGCTTCAATGGCATTCCCCCCTACGCGGAAACCAAGGCCTACGTTGAACGGGTAGGTATTCTGCACCAGCGCTACGCCAGCAACTGATGGGCACGGTGATCAAGCGCCCTGACATCAAGGGCGACATTGTTCATGTGGCAAGTGACCCCCATGGCAACATTCTGGTGATCGATGACCGTAAGCATCGGATTCTGAGCTTCGATTCGGTGTTTGAGCAAAGCAAGATCCTGCGGACAGCCCCCAATGTTCCCGTGCATGAATACAACCGAGCCATGCTGCTGCCAATCGCTTTTGCCTCACCCAGCCGGGTAACCGTTCTGGGCCTTGGTGGTGGTGTACTCACACACGGCCTGTTCACGCTGCTGCCGGACAGCACCATTGAGGTATATGAACTCAGGCGAAAGGTTGCGGAGATTGCAAAGGAGTGGTTTGCACTGCCCGAATCAGAACGGCTAAGGGTGCATATTGCCGATGCCCGTCTGGCCGTCGACCAGCTACCCGAAGCCAGCACGGATATGATTCTGACAGACCTGTACAGTGCTGACCGTATGAGCCCGGCGCAAAGCCAGCGGCAGTTTATAAAAGCCTGCAGCAGGGCATTATCCTCTACCGGCTGGTTGGTTCTTAACTACCACCGAATGCCGGAGCCGGACGGCAATCTGCTGCGGGAACTCACGCGGCAGTTTCCCCTGCTGCTGGTGTTCAAAAGCCGGACCAACAACTGGGTGATCTACGGGCGCAAACAGGATTTTGACCCCTGGTCCCTGGACAAGCTCCGATTGAATGTACTGGAAGAGCGCCTGCCCATTGGCTGGCGCAAACTGATCAAGAAGCTGAGCCGGCTGGTGCCGGCCGTTACCCCAAGCGAGCCATGAAGCTCTCCCGTATTATCAGTAACCAGAACGGTGTCAGTCGTCGCCAGGCCAATCAACTTCTGGCTTCTGGCCGGGTGAGCGTGGACGGCCAGAGGTGCCAGGACGGCGCAGAAGAGGTTTCCCGGTTTCAGGAAGTCAGAATTGACCAGAACATCATCCAGCAAGCCGAACCCGCTTATTACCTGATGCTCCACAAACCCGCCGGTTACCTGAGCGCCACCAAGGATGACCAACACCCCACGGTTATGGAACTGATTGCACCGAACATACGAGAGCACCTGCACATCGGCGGCCGCCTGGACCGGGCCAGCACCGGGCTTCTGATTCTGAGCAGTGACGGGCTATGGTCCCGCCGGCTCACCGAGCCTGACATCAAACTACCGAAAACGTACCGGGTCACAACCGCGTCACCCATCAGCCCGGAAACGGCCACGCGCTTTGCCGAGGGAATCTGGTTTGAGTACGAACAGTTGACAACCTCCCCCGCCCAGTTGGAGCAACTGAATGACTGTGAGGCTCGGGTAACCATCTTTGAAGGGCGATATCACCAGGTAAAGCGCATGTTCCACGCAGTCGGCAATCGGATCACATCACTGCACAGGGAAAGCATGGGCAGTCTGGCACTGGACCCGGAACTTCCTGTTGGTGGGTATCGTCACCTCAGCGGTGACGAAATCAGCTCCGTCGGCGGACGGAGCTGATCAAAACATCAAGCGCGGCTGAGGAACTTACGCTCTTCCACATTCACCTTGATGCGATCGCCGGTAGAGATGTGCTCAGGCACCTGAACCACCAGGCCGGTAGTCAGGCGAGCCGGCTTGGTGCGGGCTGTCGCGGAACCGCCCTTGATGGATGGGTCGGTTTCTTCGATAGTCAGCTCAACCGTAGGCGGCAGGTCAATGGCGACCGGAGTCTCGCTGACCAGAATCGCCATCACGCCCTGGGTATCCTCGGTGATGAACAACAGCTCGTCTTCAATGGCGCTTTTGTTCAGCATGTACTGGGTGAAGTCTTCGTTATCCATGAACACGTACTCGTCGCCATCGGCGTAGGAGAACATAACCGGACGACGCACCAGATCCGCCAGATTCAGCATGTCAGAGTCTTTAAAGGTCTCGTCCAGCTTCTGGTTAGTCACCACATCGTACATGCGCATACGGTACAAGCTGCCGCCAGCACGGCCCTGAGGTACCGAGCGCTCGATATCCTTCACAAAATAGACGCGGCCGTCATACTCAACGGCCTGGTTCTTCTTGATCTCACTCGCTTTAGGCATAACATCCGGTTCCGATAAAAAAGGTTTTCTGTGGCGCTGATATACCATGACTGGAATCAATAAGCGATAGTCTCTCAGCCATTTGCCTTTGAAAGCTCGTCTCGCGTTCTCAGCCGCCCTTCCCGGCGAATCTCGGCTTTCTCGTAACGACGAATCTGGTCTTTGGTTTCCGGAATCACCGGTGGCACTTCAACAGGCCGGTCATTCTTGTCCAGGGCCACAAAGGTAAAAAAAGCGGAGAGGATGTGGCGGGTTTCGCCGGTATAACTGTTCTCTGCCTCCACACGGGCACCGATCTCCATAGACGAGCCCCAGCTACGGTTCAGCGACAGATTAAATAACAGCGTGTCGTTCCCCTTGGCAGGTGCCCGGAAGTGGATCGAATCCACCGCAGCAGTCACACAAACATGGGCCGAGTGGCGCTCTGCCACCACCAGTGCCAGACGATCACACTTGGCCATGATCATGCCGCCAAACACCGTGTTGTGTGAGTTCATATCATTGGGGAAAACCTTGTAAACATGCTTGTCGATGGCGGATGCCGCCACCGGCTTGCCCGGTTTTTCAGACATTTCACTCAACCCCCTCTCGTGTTTACCCACAAACTCTGCGAGACCTCTTCTGGCCTGGCTGTTCAGATTCAAACCTGCCAGCCAGTTCCAGAAAAAGGTGAGCTCGGGTTAACCCATCAGATCAAAGTGAGCAGCATCCTGCTCGATGCAACGGTCCAGCAGCGCCAGGTAATCCGCCTTCACTTTCAGCTTGGTTTGCTTGTGGGCGTTCAGGTTAAGCTGCTTCATCTGGGACGCAACCGCTACGGCTCGCTCCATCAGTTGTTCAGGAGCCACCACCTCATCCAGGAAACCAGCCGCAACGGCGCCTTCCGGGTTAAAGATCTCGGCATTCACCACCGAACGGTAGAAATACGGCGCCGGCATACGGTGGCGGGCGATCTCGATACCAGCGTGGTGCATGGTCATACCAATGGCCACTTCGTTCAGGCCCAGCTTGAAACCGCCCTCTACGCCAATGCGGTAATCCACAGACAACAGGATAAACGCGCCCTTGGCGATAGCATGGCCACTGCACGCACCAATCACCGGCAGCGGGAACGCGGCCAGGCGACGGGTCAAGGTTGAGCCCACCTTCACCAGCGCCATCGCTTCTTTCGGGCCCTTCTGCATTTCTTTCAGGTCGTAGCCGCCTGAAAACATGCCAGGCTGACCTGTCAGAATCACAATAGCCTTATCCTGCTCGGCCTGGTCCAGAGCGGCATTCAGCCCAGCAAACACATCGTGGCTCAGGGCATTGGCTTTGCCGTTATTCAGGCTGATGGTGGCAATGCCGTCGTTCAGTTCGTAGCTTACGAGTTCAGTCACCTGTGCGTCCTCATTTACTGCGTTTTATTAAAGTGAGTGTTTGTTAACAACAGAATCCCAAGATTGTGGGCGATCTGCGGCATCAGGTAAAGACCTGATCATCCCCATGCTACCGCCCCGCACCAACAGTCATGGCCGGACAATACTGCCCTGCGGCACCAGGCAATTCATCATGGAGATAGAGACATCCCGGAACATCGCCTCGGAGGTCACCCGGTCCGGGAAGTTATCGTACACAGCGCGGCGGCACGTAGACGTTCGGGATTGCGCTCGCTTTTCGCAGTCCTGGATGGCGTCACTGCCCGCAGGCTCTCCCACCGCCTGTGCGCACAACGCGGGAATCTGGGTGATCGCCCAGTCCACCACCTCACTGCTTTTGGCAGGACTGGTCTGAAGATTGGCAAAGCGTGCGGGATCGGTCGGATCAGAGGATTCCTGGGTCTGGCCCCAGAACACATAGACGAGGGCAACAGACACCATGGCAACCGTAACAATGGGGAACTTCATTAACACTTTCCGTTTATGGGGCGACAACGCCGGGTAATAGGCATGCACGCAGCCTACCCCAAGCGGCCTCGTCATGCATCACCCAAGGTTACGCACAGAATCTGTGGATAACTTTGTGCGTAGGCCAAGGATACCTCGCCTGAGCCCAATAAGCCCGGGGGCTTTGGCAATGTGACCGCAAAATGAACGGGTCAAACTTTATCCAACGACGAGTAGCTTCCTTCCAGGCGCCAATGCCCTATACTGCGACATATCCCATGCTCGCGAATCCATCCACCGAAGACTTCACCCCGAGTAGCCAAGCCTGGAGGTACGGTCGTGAAAAACAAATCTGAAGAACCGGCCACCGACAGCTCGGTTTACAAAACCCTGCTGGAATCTACCAGGGCCATTCCCTGGAAGATCGACTGGAAAACCATGAAGTTCGCCTACATTGGCCCTCAGATTGAGGCGTTACTTGGTTGGACACCGGAAAGCTGGCAGAGCGTGGAAGATTGGGCCACCCGCATGCACCCGGATGACCAGGGCTGGGTCGTGGATTTCTGTGTCGCTCAATCCAAGTCCGGCATCGATCACGAAGCTGACTATCGGGCACTGCACAAAGACGGTCACTACGTCTGGATTAGGGATGTGGTGCATGTTTCCCGAGATGACCATGGAGAGGTCGAGGCGCTGATCGGTTTCATGTTCGACATCAGTGAGCGCAAAAAAACCGAAGAGAAAGTCGTGGCTCTGCAGAAAAAGCTTGAGGAATATTCTTTTCAGGATGGCCTCACCGGCGTAGCGAATCGCCGAATGTTTGATTCATTCCTGGATGAGACCTGGCATAATGCCGTGAGAAACCAGCAGCCGCTCTCGGTGCTCCTTTTGGATATCGATAACTTCAAGCAATACAACGATCTTCATGGACACTTGCAAGGTGATGAGTGCCTAAAACGCATAGCCAAAGTACTCATGGGTGCAGCAACGCGTTCAAAGGACTTTGTTGCCCGTTTTGGTGGCGAAGAGTTTGTCATCGTTCTGCCGGAAACCAACCCTGAAGCAGCACTGAAAATTGCCGAACGGTGCCACCAACATCTGCTACGAGAACAGATTGCCCATGGTGGCAATAGCGCAAGCCAGCTGGTCACGCTGAGCATCGGCGTTGGCACAATCACACCAGCGAGAAATGATTCACTCACTGACTTTCTGGGGCTTGTGGATCAGCGCCTGTACGAGGCGAAACACCAAGGCAGGAACCGCATCGTGGCAGCCTGAGGCCACCACTCCACCAAGGGAGGAGTCAGTGTCTAATTCCGTGTAACACCGGGATACGCCTTCCTCGCCTCTGGCCGCCGGAGGCTTGCGAAGGCGTCAATCTCCCACGGCCGCATGGCCATCAGCAAGCTGACTCCGAAACGCTGTTCTAATGGCAGAGCCAAGTCTTCCTCATGGCAATGACGAAACTCAAGGGCCAGACGTTTCAGTTTCTGTTGCACAGATTCGTTCGATTGGGGCGACAGCATACCGCTTACAAACAGCCGTATCTCACCCGGCTGATGGAATCGACATTTCAGGAAATCCTGCTGAACTTCCGTTTCAAAAAACCGCTGGATTGGCCCCCGGGGTTGCCAGGCGAAGTCGTGGCTGACCAGTAACTTGATTCGGTTACCGGGCAACAGCTCCACCAGCCCCATGCGATCAAGCCGGGCCAGATAGCGGATTAACTCCGGCTCCTCTATCTGATAGTTCTGGAGTATCTCGCCAAACTGCCAGCGGTTCATGGCACACACCGCCACCAGCAACAGGCGCAAGTCAGACACCAGCTCCCGTTCCTGTTCTTCGCTCAGCTGTTCAACCCGGGGCTCGGGGGCCAGCTTGCGGACCAGATCGGTGATTTCCATCCCCATCAGCCCGCATATCTGGTCCAGGCGCTTCAAAGAGAACTGGCGGTCTGAAAACAACCGTTTCACACTGGCCTCTGACAGAGCCAGCGCCTGCGCCACATCCTGATAGGTCAGCCCGTGCGCCCTGAGCTGGCGTTTCAATTCACTGACAATCGCGCTGGTTTGCGCCATAACCGTCCCCTTTCTTACCAGCCATCCAGCCAAACGTATCAATATACGATACCTGATGTATAGGGCAGCACTACCTTTATAGAAAACCTCGCCCGCCTTCCCTGGTTCACGCACAGTGAAGCCGTTCCAACAACAACGTCATCAGGAGTTAATCATGGACAGCGAACTCAAAAGCAATTCCGCCGGGTGGGTATTCTTTGTGAAGGTTTCCTTTGCTATCGCACTCTTTGCAGCTGCCGCCGGTGTAGTGTTGGCACCGGTGGATCTGGTGCTCAAGGGCTACATGGCTATCAGCGCCCTGTTTCTGGTCAGCACCACCATCACGCTCTCCAAAACCATCCGCGACGAGCACGAGCACCAGCGCATCGTCAACCGCATCTCCGAGGCACGCACCCATCAACTGCTGAAAGAATACGGGGAGTAACACCATGAGCATCTGGCGCAAATTGGACACCCTGTTCCGGGCATCGGCCCAGGAGCCGGTAGCAAAACTGGTGGATGCCAACGGTATCCGGATATTCGAACAGGAGCTGCGCGATGCCGAACAGGCCATCGCCCGCTCCAAGCGGGAGCTCGCCTGCCTGATGGCGGAAAAAACCCGGCTGGCCAAGGACAACGAACACCTCAGGGCAACCCTCGACAAACGGGAGCATCAGGTAACCGAAGCGCTGAAAAAGAACGAGGAAGAGCTGGCGCTGGAACTGGCCAACCTGATCGCAGAAGATGAACCACTTCTTGAACGTCAGCAACAGCAGCACGACAAACTGCAGCAGCAGGAAAACCGATTGCGCAAACAGCTGCGAGACTCTGGCCGGGCGCTCAAGCATTTCCACAGTGAACTCCGGCTGGCCAGGGCCAACCGCCACGCCGAGCAGGTTAACCGCCAACTCCGCGGACACGCCCGGGGGCTGAGCAGTCATATGGAAGACCTCAACCAGTCCGTATCCCGCATTCAGGCAAGACAGGCCGAAGCGGAAGATATCGAGGCGGCGTTGACAGAGCTGGACCGGGAACAGGAGAACGACTCCCTGGATTCGAAACTGAAAGCAGCTGGCATCAGCAACGGACAGAGCAGTGGCGAACAGGTCCTTGCCAGGATTCGTTCGCGGTCATCCGCAGACTGCAGCGAATAGCGCACATCACCCAAGCTAGATGCAGCTATAAGCAAGAGTCTATTACCTCTGCTTATAGCTGACCTCCAAGAGAGATTCGAGGCCACTGCTTTGCCCGCCAAAGGACCCTTCGCGGAAGGCGCAGATTAAAACTGGGAAACCCCGAAAAAGGCTGCTATTTTCATAGATAATCGCCTGCTCCCCGGCCGATGGCTTATTCGCGGGCAACTCCCGGAGCCTAGAGATGAAACGATACCTGACCATGCTGCTGGTATCGCTGTTTACATGGATTGAGGCAGTCACCGCAGATGATACACAACACCTGAGCATAGCGGTTGGTGACTGGCCGCCGTATTTTGATCAGGAGGCATCCGATCAGGGGATTGTCGCCCAATTGCTGCGGGATGTGTTCGCCGAGGAAGGCTTTACGGTCTCCTACCACTTCCTCCCCTGGAAACGAGCCTACTATGAGGCTGCAACGGGTAAACACGATGCCACAGCGGTGTGGATGCATGCGGAAGAACGTGAGCAGGACTTCACGTTCAGCGATCCGGTCCTTAAAGAGAGATTTGTGGTTTTTCACCTCAAAAGCCAGCCAATCAGTCGGTCCACGGTGGAAGACCTGTCTGACCTCAGGCTCGGGGGCAGTATTGGCTACAGTTACGGTTCGGCTTTTGATCAAGCCGTAGAGGATGATTTACTCAATATTGAATGGGTAGCCAGTACCGTGCTGAATTTCCGCAGGCTCTTGTTCGACCGCATCGATGCGTTCCCCGAAGAGATCAACGTGGGCTATCACATTCTGCGCCGTGAACTTGACCCTGAGGAATCCAGCCGTATCACCCACCACCCCCGCTCCCTTCTCGAGAACGAAAGTTTCGTTTTATTCCCAAAAACACGACCAGACACCCCGCAACTGGCAAAACGCTTCAATCAAAGACTTCAGGCCTTCCGGGATGATGGCCGCTATGACCGTTACTTCAAGAATCCCCAATACAGCATGCAGCTGAGACAAGATCAGTAATGCACTCAGAACCGGCTCCTCCCCCGCAGCAACACCTGTAAGGCATCAATGCTGTCATCCCCATCCAGGGGAAACGCCAGATCAAAGTGCAGCATTCGCTGTACTTCAACCCTGCTGGATGCCAGCCTCAGACCAACCCCTATATCCCTCAACACACCGCCGTCCGGCCCGTTACTCTGACCGTCAGCAAACCAGGCGCGGCCAGCATCAACAAACACCACCCCGCCCATCCGAAACAACTTGAATGGATGCCAGTCGGGGAAGTACCGGCGCTCGAGTGTCCACAAAACCCTGCGGTCCCCTTGCTGGTATTCGCTGGGATAGCCACGCAGCCCGTTTTCACCTCCGATCAACAGTTGTTGGTCGGCGGTCAGGTTGCGAGCAGCGGTAAAGGCAAGACTCGTGTACCAGCCGGTCCAGCGAACCGATCCACCGTGAAAGTACTCCAGGCTGAGGGTGCCCAGGAGATTCTCCACGCGGTCTTCGTCAAGCCGATACGTGCCACTCTGCTCCAGACCATAGCTGGCGTAGTTGGTTTCCGTCGCCAGCAAGGAGTCCTGAAAACTCATGTTCAGGACGATCCGGTCTTCCGTGGCCCCCAACCCGGTGCCTGAATAGCCAAATTCCGTGCGCCACACAAAACCATCCCGAACGTCTTCGACCCGCTGTAAACGAGTCAGATTGGTCATCTCGCGAAAGCGGTTCTGGCGGTAATCAAAACCAATCCATGGATAGCTCAGGGTTCGATCATCCGGCAACACATCCAGAGCCGGCTGGTCGGGCAATGACTGAAACCCGAACGCCTCGTAGCGATACCCCGCCAACAACCGAAGTTGCCGCTCATTGCGTTCGGCCAGGCGCCAGCCGCCGTCAATACTGAAATATTCGCGGATGCGGCGATAATCGGCAATGGCTTGCGCCCCCACGTAACGGGACTCCTCCCGGACATCGTCCACGCCAGCCACGCCAAAGCGCCAGTTGGTGCGCTCGCTGAAAAACGGCCGTTCCAGATAGGCGCTCCGCCCCCGCCCGTCACTGCGGTCATCGTAGGAAAAGCCCGCCTGCCAATGAGAGCCGGCAACATTGGGATCGTCCACAAACACACTGGTTTCGGAGCGGTCCGGGTCCTTGGTGTAGGAAATACCCAGGCTCTTGCCCGAGCCCAGAAAGTTGGGGTCGGAGATACCGGCATTGGTGGTATTGTCACCACCGGACCTTGTAATACCCAAGGTCGGAAGCAGCGTCCAGGTATCCCGGGCCAGAACACTCACCTCTACCTCGTCGCCACAAAGGCGGGTAACCCCCACCCAGGCCGCTGTCAGATATTCCCGCTGCCGCAAGACCCGCTCGGACTCTTCCAGCAACCCGGGGTTGTAGGTGTCGCCCTCAACAAACACCAACTGGGAACGAAGGGCCGACTCCCAGGTCGGTGTGTTGAGAGTATTGAGGGCTCGATACAGGAAATTGTCCTGATCCGGATCAGTGGTATCGAAAATGGGGCGCTGAATAACCCGAATACTGCCAATTGTGGCACCGGGAGGAATGACCAGATCACTCTGCCGCGCCAATTGATCTCGAGGCTTGTCCAGATCAATCATCGCCGGCTGAACATTGCTGACAACACACGGCTCTTCGGTAGGTTCTGCCCCCAACACAGCCCCTGACAGAACCATGCCGGACACCAACAGACTGTTCCGGCACACCATCGCTGTCTTTCCACCCGATCGAACTGTCATATTCCGCCAATGAAGCCGCCAACCTGGCGCAAATTAATAAAAGGTTTGATCCAAGGCTATGACAGGATAGAACAACAATCACTAAAAGAGGCCAGACCATGATTGGTTTTCCCATCGCCCTGATCTTTGCCAACGGCTTCGAGTGGTATGCCCACAAATACATTCTGCATGGCACGCCCCGGCCGGGGCAGCCTCGCCACAGCCCGATTCCCAA from the Marinobacter sp. LQ44 genome contains:
- a CDS encoding BamA/TamA family outer membrane protein; protein product: MTVRSGGKTAMVCRNSLLVSGMVLSGAVLGAEPTEEPCVVSNVQPAMIDLDKPRDQLARQSDLVIPPGATIGSIRVIQRPIFDTTDPDQDNFLYRALNTLNTPTWESALRSQLVFVEGDTYNPGLLEESERVLRQREYLTAAWVGVTRLCGDEVEVSVLARDTWTLLPTLGITRSGGDNTTNAGISDPNFLGSGKSLGISYTKDPDRSETSVFVDDPNVAGSHWQAGFSYDDRSDGRGRSAYLERPFFSERTNWRFGVAGVDDVREESRYVGAQAIADYRRIREYFSIDGGWRLAERNERQLRLLAGYRYEAFGFQSLPDQPALDVLPDDRTLSYPWIGFDYRQNRFREMTNLTRLQRVEDVRDGFVWRTEFGYSGTGLGATEDRIVLNMSFQDSLLATETNYASYGLEQSGTYRLDEDRVENLLGTLSLEYFHGGSVRWTGWYTSLAFTAARNLTADQQLLIGGENGLRGYPSEYQQGDRRVLWTLERRYFPDWHPFKLFRMGGVVFVDAGRAWFADGQSNGPDGGVLRDIGVGLRLASSRVEVQRMLHFDLAFPLDGDDSIDALQVLLRGRSRF
- a CDS encoding substrate-binding periplasmic protein codes for the protein MKRYLTMLLVSLFTWIEAVTADDTQHLSIAVGDWPPYFDQEASDQGIVAQLLRDVFAEEGFTVSYHFLPWKRAYYEAATGKHDATAVWMHAEEREQDFTFSDPVLKERFVVFHLKSQPISRSTVEDLSDLRLGGSIGYSYGSAFDQAVEDDLLNIEWVASTVLNFRRLLFDRIDAFPEEINVGYHILRRELDPEESSRITHHPRSLLENESFVLFPKTRPDTPQLAKRFNQRLQAFRDDGRYDRYFKNPQYSMQLRQDQ